The genome window TACTATACGACGTTGGTCTCGGGGCCTGGCCAACACATGAACGGTTCTCATGAAGAAACCGGGCTGTGGCCGCCGTTAACGGCCGCAGCCCGGTCAGAAGCGGGGAAGATCAGGAAGGAATCAACCCGTGCGGGTCAATGATGAATTTCTCGGAGACTCCCGTATCGAAGGTCGAGTAGGCATCGGGTGCCTCGTCGAGACTGATCACCTTCGTGTTGAGCATGTCGCTGAGGTAAGGCATCCGGTCCCACAGGATGGACATCATCAATTCACGGTTGTAGTGCATGATCGGTGCCTGCCCGCCGGAGATGCGCGGCGACTTGATCCACGCCTTGCCGAAGTCAAGGGGGAAGGTGCCTTCCTGTTCCGCCTTCGACGTCGCCAGTGGATCGGGCCCGTAAACACCGATGACACCGGTGGCTCCACCTGCTCGGGTGGCGTCCATGACCTGGTTGATGGCATGTGCCGGGTTCATGTCATCGGCCTCAGTGCCAATTCCGTGTGCTTCGGAACCGACATAATCAACCGCGCAGTCGACCATCGGCTCGCCTAGGATGGCCTCGATCTGGTCGGTCAGCGCAACGTCTTGGTTGAGGTCGATGGTTTCACAGCCGTTGTTCTTCATCAGGTCCAGACGGTCTTGGTGGTAGTCGCCGACGATGATGCAGGAGGCCCCGAGCAGACGGGCTGCTGCGGCACCGCACCGGCCGACCGGTCCGGCACCAGCGATGTAGACGGTCGATCCCGGTTTGGCTCCGGCTTCCACCAATCCGTGGAATGCGGTCGGGAGGACGTCGGAGAGAAGCGCGAGGTCACGGATCTTTTCCATGGCCTGGTCCTTGTCCGGGAACTTCAGCAATTGGAAATCGGCATACGGGACGAACAGGTATTCGGCCTGCCCGCCCTGCCAATTGCCCAGATTGAATCCGTAGGCCCCGCAGGCGACGTCCGGGTTCACGGTCTCGCAGACTTCTGTACGACGGGCCCGACAGTTGCGGCACCGACCGCAGGCCACGTTGAATGGAACAGAGACGAGGTCGCCTTCGGAAAGGAATTCGACGTCCGAGCCGATTTCGACGACTTCGCCGGTCATCTCGTGGCCCATGACCATGCCTTGCGGGACGGGGAAAGATCCTCGGTAGATGTGCAAATCGCTACCGCAGATGTTGGTGGCCACGATCTTCAAGATGACGCCGTGCGGGGCCTTTTTGCCGTTGGGCATCTCAAGTTTGGGGAAGTCCAAAGACTCCACACGCATGTCTCGTGCGCTTTCAAACACGACGGCGCGGTTGTTGCTTGACATGGCGTTCTCCTCTTGTGCTGGTGTGCTGATCGGCCGCAAGGAAGTCAACGATTGGCGTGAGTCTCTGCGACCTTGACACTCCTCAACCTAGGGTTGCCGAGGTCGCCGCTACTATGGCCCTGGGCGCCACCTGACTAACACTGCGTGCCAAGGTCGTACTCAACGGTCAAGACAGGTCGTGTTGGAAGGGCCTAGTAGCCAAAGGAAGCAGTAGCTCTGCGCTTGTCGAGGTGGACCTAGCACGGCATGAACCGCAATGAACAGATTCCAGCGCACGTTGAAGTTGCGCAGAAATTCCCATTTGTTGGGTGGATGGGTTACACGAGCGCCCCTAAGCCGGTCCGGGCTGGGGACACTCTGGTGGTGACTAAACTGGACCGGCTCGCCCGATCCTTGCCCGACGCTAGAGATATTGCCGCTGAACTCACGGGCAAGGAGGTGGCTCTGAACATTGGCGGCAGCGTCTACGAGCCTGAGGATCCAATCGGCAGGCTGCTGTTCAACGTATTGGGCATGGTGGCCGAGTTCGAAGCTGACCTGATCCGGATGCGGACCCGTGAGGGCATGGCAGTAGCCAAGGCCAAAGGCAGACTGCGAGGCAAAAAGCCGAAACTGTCCGCCTCGCAAGAGAAACATCTAGTCTCACTCTATCGGGGAGGGGAACATACGACATCGGAGATCGCGGAGCTGTTCGGGTGGCCCGTTCCACGGTCTACCGAGCC of Kocuria sp. TGY1127_2 contains these proteins:
- a CDS encoding alcohol dehydrogenase catalytic domain-containing protein encodes the protein MSSNNRAVVFESARDMRVESLDFPKLEMPNGKKAPHGVILKIVATNICGSDLHIYRGSFPVPQGMVMGHEMTGEVVEIGSDVEFLSEGDLVSVPFNVACGRCRNCRARRTEVCETVNPDVACGAYGFNLGNWQGGQAEYLFVPYADFQLLKFPDKDQAMEKIRDLALLSDVLPTAFHGLVEAGAKPGSTVYIAGAGPVGRCGAAAARLLGASCIIVGDYHQDRLDLMKNNGCETIDLNQDVALTDQIEAILGEPMVDCAVDYVGSEAHGIGTEADDMNPAHAINQVMDATRAGGATGVIGVYGPDPLATSKAEQEGTFPLDFGKAWIKSPRISGGQAPIMHYNRELMMSILWDRMPYLSDMLNTKVISLDEAPDAYSTFDTGVSEKFIIDPHGLIPS